The following nucleotide sequence is from Microbulbifer sp. A4B17.
TCAGCTTTCACAGAAAGACAATGTAGGTAGTCGTTTTCGAGATGCTGTTTACTTTCGTTGATGAAGGTGCAAAGATTCCTTTTAAAGTCAGCGATATTACCCTTCCATCAAGTAGTAACCTAATTCTTAGTTGTCACTCATGTTCTCGATCTTGGCGTTGTGTCAGATGTGCTTTATTGACATTTATGGATTGTAAAGTATGAAAAAAATGAAAATTCTGGTCACAGGAAAAAATGGACAACTTGGGCGTGAGCTTCAAGGTCAATGCCCGACGGAGTTTGAACTGATAGCTCTGTCTCGAGAGGAGCTAGATATTTCAGATATTGATGCAGTTAAGGACGTAGTTGAGCGAAATCATCCTGATGTTATTATTAACGCGGCAGCATTTACTAACGTAGACAATGCTGAGGGAGATCAAGATGCTGCTTTTTTAGTGAATGTAAAAGGTGTGGAAAACCTTGCATTGGTATGTAAGAAATTTTCCATACGCTTTATACATATATCTACAGATTATGTTTTTGATGGGAGGAAATCATCTCCCTATGTTGTTTCGGATAAAGTTAAGCCTCTCAGTGTTTATGGGGCTACTAAGGCAGAAGCTGAATCTGTTATTTCTAAAGTACTTCCGGACGCGGTAATTGTAAGAACATCATGGGTGTACAGTATACACAGCCATAATTTTGTTAATACGATGCTTCGTCTGATGGTGGAAAGAGATCAGCTAGGTGTGATTGCTGATCAGGTCGGTACTCCAACCTGGACTGGAACCATAACACGAATACTGTTTGACCTGGTAAGAAATAAGAGCTCCAAAGGAATTTACCATTGCACTGATCTCGGTGTAGCCAGTTGGTATGATTTTGCATTAGCAATCTATGAAGAGGGGAAGGCTAAAGGTTTACTTCCTGCAGATAAGAGTCTGACGATCAAGGCGATTACTACCCAGGATTATCCAGCTACTGCTGAAAGACCCGCTTATAGTGTTTTGGATAAGAGCCGATTAATGAATGAGCTTGGTGTCGATTTTAAACACTGGCGGGAAATTCTTCGACATGTTTTTGATATCAAAGTACAACAGCTTTGAATTATAGAGTTATCAGGCTCTAACCTAAATTAAACTTTTTAAAATTTTGGCTGATAGTATTATTAAAATGAAACGTTTATTGGTAACTGGTGGTGCCGGCTTTATAGGTTCCAATTTTGTGCATTATTGGATAGATAATTATCCTGAGGATACTGTCATAGTTCTAGATGCGCTTACTTATGCAGGAAACATCGAAAACTTAAATCCAGTTAAAGATAACCCTAGTTTTAAGTTCTATCAGGGTGATATTTGTGACTCGGTTTTAGTCGAGGCCCTATTAAAGGAGCATCAAATTGATACGTTAGTCCACTTTGCGGCGGAAAGCCACGTGGATCGTTCAATCAGCGGACCTGATGCATTTATTCAGACCAATATTATTGGTACCCATAGCTTACTCAAAGCGGCGAAAAAAATATGGCTGGATGAAGGAGTTAATAAAGAAACTCATCGTTTCCACCACGTTTCAACTGATGAGGTATACGGGACCTTAGAGCCAGAAGATCCAGCGTTTTGTGAATCTACCCCATATGCACCTAATAGTCCCTATGCTGCCAGTAAAGCTGCTTCGGATCATCTGGTGCGTGCTTATCACCATACTTATGGACTGAGGGTAACTACGAGTAATTGCTCAAACAATTATGGCCCTTATCATTTTCCAGAAAAGCTGATCCCATTGGTTGTTACCAATATTCTGCGAGATTTGCCATTACCAATATATGGAGATGGTAAACAGATTCGTGATTGGCTCTATGTAGAGGACCATGCCCGAGGGATAGACTTAGTAATCAAGAAGGGTCGGCTTGGAGATTGCTATAACATCGGTGGAGTTAACGAGTGGGCCAATATTGATATTGTCCACTTTATTTGCGAACTAATGAATAATCTGTTTATTGAGAACCCGAAATTTGCAGATAAGTATCCGCAGGCAATATCTGCTATTGCAGGCAAATCTCAAGAGTTGATTACCTATGTGCAAGACAGGGTCGGGCATGATCGGCGTTACGCTATAAATCCAAAAAAGTCCAGCTCAGAGTTAGGCTACATGCCCTTAGAGAGTTTTGAAACGGGTATCCGCAAGACGTTGCGATGGTACTTGAAAAACGACAGCTGGTGGGGCGCTGTGATGGATGGCAGCTACCGGAAATGGATAGAGAAGCAGTACAGTAGCTCTAGACAAGGATGAAATGAAAAATGGACGTCAAGAAAAAAAAGTATTTAGAGAGTACAACAGCTACAGCAGCCAAAGGAATTCCGGAGTTCGCAAAAGTATGGGTAGATGTTTGTGGGGTCATTGGTGAACAGCATCTATTGATACAAGGTTGGGCATTTCACCCTGCACATAAATCTCTAAATTTCAACTTGGAAAATGGCAAAGGCGAAATTCTCAATTACTACACTTTACGAACCACACGGCTGGATGTAAATAGACACTTTAATTTTAAGGGTACAGGTCACTGGGGTTATTGCTTGCTAGTAGAATGGCCCTATGACAAGCCCGTCAACACTGCATCGTTTCGAATGATTGTTAGTGCTGGTAGCCAAAGGAAAGAAGTTAAATTAAAGCCGTTTGTAGATCTGAGTGGCGAAGACATATTTGGCCATTGCATGACTTGGCGGGAAGGGGAAAAAGCAGAGCTCCTAGAAGTCATGTTTAAAAGTATGGGTAATCGAACCTTTGAAATTCCAGGTATTAAAAATCTGAACGAGGGTCAGCTGCGCTCAAAAATCAACTGGCATTGGGATTACATTTTATCTGTACCTGGTCACGGACTATTTTTATCAGGTTGGATACTCGACTGCCAGCAGTATTTGGCAAGCTTGGTTTTACGAACTTCCGATGGCAGCTATAGTGAGAACTTGCTTGAGAGTCCTGTGCGTTTTTCTCGCCCGGATGTATTGGAGGCCTTTCCTGATAAGGCTGAGCAAGGCTATAAAGCAGGCTTTTTCACATGGGTACCCATGCCCCATTTGATTGAACAAGCTAAACTGGAGCTGCTCTTTTTCACCAAAGAGGGAAGCCTGGGAATCATTCAACTACAGCAGACTAATATTCGAGAGGACGTTACTCTGGCCAGCCAGCAGGTACTGGTAAACTTCAACGTGGATGGTCAGGAATATCAGAGGAACATGCGCAAACACATAGCACCAGCCTTGTCCGCGCTATGGTCGAATCGACGCTATCTTCTAGACGCGCCCCAGGTGGAGGTATTGCAGTTTGGGCAAGAAGTGAAGAACCCTAAACGTAGCATAATAGTTCCTTTGTATGGACGTTACGATTTCCTGCTACATCAAGTGGCTCAGTTTATTGATGATATTGATTTTGCAGAAACGGAGCTAATCTACGTTCTAGATGACCCAAGACTTTACGACTCATTTATTCCTTTTTGTTACGACACCAGTATGTTGTTTCCCGTAAGTTTCAAGGTGATTTATGGTGGCCGTAATTTGGGTTATGCCGGCGCTAATAACTTAGGGGCAAGATATGCCACGGCAGATAAATTAGTGTTGCTTAACTCAGATATTATCCCGAGTAGCGGTGGTTGGATTTCGCGTATAGAACAGAAGGCGGCTTCTCTGGAAGACGTCGGCGTGGTCGCCCCGAAGTTAGTGTTTGATGATGGAACTATCCAACATATAGGAATGAGTTTTTCAAAAAGTATACAATTTGGTAATTTATGGCTGAACGAGCACCCAAGTAAGGGTATCCCGGAATGGCTAGTGGATACTGATTCAGTTATGGAATCGCCGGCTGTTACTGGTGCCTGTATGTTTATCAGTAAGACGTTGTATAATTCTGTTGGTGGCCTGGATGAGAGCTATGTACTTGGAGATTTTGAGGATTCTGATCTCTGCTTAAAGTTACGCAAGGCTGGCTACCGTCATTACGTACTCACAGATGAAAAACTCTATCATTTGGAGCGAATGTCGCAGAGCCTTTTCGAAAACCGTGACTGGAAATTTAAGATTACCCTTTACAATGCCTGGCAACATACCGACCGCTGGGGAAGTTTGATTGAGCAGCTAGTGCGTTAGGGAGTTACCGATGACAGAACACAGAATACTAATCGTTTCTCACGGTCACCCTGATCAGAGTAAAGGCGGTGCGGAAGTAGCCGCCTATAATTTGTTTAAGGAATACGAAAGGCAGGGGTTGGATACTGTATTTCTGGCGCGTACCGATCAGCCCTCGCATGGAGGTTCTGCTTTTTCCACTATCAACTCCGATAGGGAAATTCTTTTCCACACCCATATGTCGGACTTTTTCTTGTTTCAGTCGGGCTGTAAGAAGCATGTATGGCAGGAGTTCCGTGCGTTGTTGCAGCGTTATAAGCCGACTGTAGTTCACTTCCATCACTATATTCATATGGGGTTGGAATTAATACGCGAGGTCCGAAATACACTGTCGGATACACGTATTATTATGACTCTACATGAATATTTGGCAATATGCGCAAATAACGGTCAAATGGTTAAGCCGGGTAAACAGATGAAGCTCTGCTATAAATCTTCACCTACCGACTGTGGGCGTTGTTTCCGTGAGCGTTCACCTGCAGACTTCTTTTTGCGTGAGAAATATATTAAGTCCATTTTTGATTTGGTGGATATGTTTGTGTCACCCAGTCAATTCTTGATTGATCGATACAAGGCTTGGGGAATCCCCGAGGAGAAGATGGTTATGATCGAAAATGGCCAGCCAGAGGTTCAAACACTGGCACCTCGCCCACTTACTGAAGGCGAAACACGTAGCCGTTTTGCCTTCTTCGGACAGATCAACCCATTCAAGGGCGTGGATATATTGCTGGAGGCCTTCAAGCTATTGCCGGAAGATACTCGAGAGAGGGTACATCTGGATATTCACGGGACCAATCTGGAAGGGCAGACCGAGGAATTTCAGGAGAAGATTCACAGATTATTGGAGAATCTCGGTGACGTGGTAACCTTACACGGGGCTTATGAGTCCCATGAATTAGGCCGGCTGATGGAGCAAACAGACTGGGTTATTATTCCCTCTGTATGGTGGGAGAACTCACCGATGGTAATTCAAGAGACGTTTAACCACGGCCGCCCAATGATTGGCAGTGATATAGGTGGAATAGTCGAGAAAATTATCGATGGCGTCAATGGCTACTGCTTTCGCAGTGGAAGCAGTAACTCCTTGAAGCAGGCAATATTGAAGGCCTGTGGAGAAAATGAAAACTGGAATCTAGTTACCAGCGATATCTCTAAGCCGCTGAGTATCGATGAATGTTCAAGAATCCATCTGTCGATTTATTAATACGTAGATTTTGAAATAGGCATAATTATGATTACACCAATTATGTTGCGCAGCTTTGGGCGTTCCGGGTCCACTTTGCTTATGCAAGTACTCGGATCATCAAGTAATGTGGTATTTGACCGGGATTATCCTTTTGAAAAGAGGCACTTAACCTATTTACATCGATTGACTACTGTAGCCTCTTCAGAATCCTGTAACGATGAAAATTGGAACGCTGATTCTTTATTTAGTTCTAAGATTAATAGAATTGGGCCTCTACCATATTTTGATACCAATATAATAGATCGCGAAAAACTCCAGTTAGATTTTTTGACACACTTATGGAGTGGATTTTCTGGGCAAATTAAAGATAAATTGAAAGAAGAATTAAATTTAGATAAACCTATTTATTATGCAGAAAAGGTAGTTCATGATATATGTCCAGATGTAAATGCGGCTTTTTATGCAAAAAATTTATTTTTGTTCAGGGATCCCAGGGATGAATTCGTTTCTATAAAAAGTTTCAATGCGAAACGCGGCTTTAACGGTTTTGGGTGGGGAGAATCTGATGATGATGAATCATATGCGTTAAAGTTGTGCCAGATGAGAAAGAGCTTTATGCAGCATATTAGCAGTATTGAGGCAAGTGATCGACGATACGTTGTTAAGTATGAAGAATTTATTAAATCCCCTTATGAGATTACAAGTTTTTTGGGTGATTGGATAGGTTTAGAGCTAGATTATGGAAAAGTTGAAGCTCAGAAGAAATCTGTAGAGCATCATATTACGAGCAGTAATGTCGCAGCATCTGTTGAGCGGTGGAGAACAGAGATGAGCCCTAATGTCGCTCAAATTTTTGAGAAAGAGATAGGCGAAGAGCTGAGTGAATTGGGCTACGGACTATGAGTAGAATAATTCTTCATGCCGGGATGCATAAGACAGGAACATCTTCAATTCAAGCGATTCTGAATTCGAATAGAAGTTCTCTGAAAAACAATGATTGGGAATATGTTTTTCTTCCAAAAGATGCGAAGGCAGCTTATGGCTATATTCATGGTTCTCCAGATTCGTATACATATACTGAAGCTAAGAAAGAGCTTGAGGAAATAGTCTCTGGTTCTGATTGCAAAAATTTTATTTTCTCCAGTGAAGATATGACTGCTGCTTTACAATCTGAAGATTTGTGGATGAGTAAGGGCGAAAGAGTTAGTCAGCTATTTGAATCGCTAGGAAATATAGAGGTCTTGATTTATTATCGTAAGCAAGACTCATTCTATGAGTCTGCGTTTCAGCAGAGGGCGAAGGAAGGGGTTCCTTTAAACTTTAAGGAAACCTTGAAGCGTCTTCCTATTATGAGTTCCATGGACTGGTATTCAAAATTCAAGATTTTTGAGAGTTGTTTTTCAGATTCTAAATTTACCTATATTTCATATGAAAAGGCACATAGTGGAATAGGAATTACAGGTTCATTCCTAAAATACGCGACCCTGAATGATATTATACCCATCGGTCACTCTAAAAGTAATAATGCTTCGAGTAAGATTCTAACAAGAATCTTTGCAGAGTATGGTCCGATACTAGACCCACATGATCAGTCTCTTCTTTCTGATGTTTTATGTAAGTATGAGAGGACGGGGGATTTCCGGCGGTACAAATTGCTTTCTTTGGAAGATAGGTTGTCGATTTTTGAAAATTATTATCAGTCTAATAAGAATCTATACTCTATTTGTGCAAATGCAGATGTTGTCGATCTAGATATTTGGCGCGCTGATCTATTGAGCGAGTATTCAAATAATTGTGAAAATAATATAGATATTAAAGATATTATTAGAGATCTTTTAAAGTTAATTTCTGTTTCTCATAAATAGAGCTCGATCAACTTTTGGAGTGAATTTAGATTGGGGATAAGGTCCTTCGGGTGGCTAGCTAATTATAATAGAGTGGTTTCTTGAAATCATGGCCTGACTTGCTATTTTCTTGGCTAGGCCATAAGCGTAATTTAATGCATGATTAATTCTGGATTAGTTTTTAAGTTTAATGTAGTGGGGCTATTATGAAGGTTTTGTTTTCTAATAGAGATGACTGGAGATCGAATATTGAGAGGCAGCTTAATAAGACAGAATATACTCCTGTCTTTTCTAAGTTTACTAAAAAGGCGGTAGACAATGTTGATCTAGTATTTCCAATTAGTATTGAAGATGTCTTAAAGGCTGGGCAGCTTTGCCCTGATTCAGAAAAGGGCATTTTTCCAAGTTCACCTACAGTGTGCCTGGCGGAAAATAAAGATAAATTTAATGTTTTTTTAGAGGAAAATGGATTTGAAGAATTTCTTCCAAAAGTAGGTTCTTTTAGAGGCGATTTTCCTTACGTTCTAAAGGGTAATGTAGGGAAGTTCGGATTAACTACTTATATTATTAACTCTATTGCGGATGAAGAAATTTACAGAGATAAACTGGATTCTGAAGAATATTTCTGTCAAGAATATGTTTCAGGTAAAGAGGAATATGCTCTTCACTTCATATTTGATGGGGGGAAATTTCTTTTTTCAAAAGAGGTGAAATACGTCTATGATCAGGACCTCTTTGTAAAAGGGAAAGGTCAAGGACCGGTTGATAAAATATGGGGATACGACTGTGTATTTTTAGATCAGTTTGGATCTCTCCTACAGAAATTAGATTATCGCGGGTTTGGTTGTTTCAATTACAAAGTTAATAATGGCCAGTTAAGAATACTAGAGCTGAATGCAAGAATCGGCGGATCTATGGGAAAATTTATTCATGAAGCTGTTGTTGCGTATTCAAATGCAGTGTCAATACTTTCTGCTAAAAGTACGTAAAGTAGACTACTTACTGATAGATAAAATCCTACTGCAGCTTTCAGCTCAAACGGTTAAAAGTACGAGGCAATGTGGGCACAAGCTCTGCCCCAATTGATCTGAACTCTTGAAGAGTTTCGTTGTGTATCCGTACTTATTGAAGTAATGATACGAAAGGGTGTTGTTAACCGGTTGTATTAGTGATTCGCAAATCCCGAAGGATTTGAGAGGCGGTCAATGGCCGAGGGAATTTTCTGCATTGAGGTACAATTTTAATTCTGTTGCCGTATATTATGTTTCTGAGGATGGTGGTGGTCACGTGTGAAGAATTTTTGATTTGTGAGTGCTGTCTCAAGCTAGGCGACAGATCTTTACGGAGCTATCTCCAAATAGTGGGCTTGGCCATCGGGTATGCTCAAGGCCATTGGAATGGCTGGTGGCATATTGTGCGGGTGGTTTAGCTTTCTCGACTGATGCGAGTAGGATAAAACGGGGAGAATTGGTATTGGACGACATTTGGGGTTGGCAAAACTCAATTGGCAAGGTTACTGAATAGTGGGTGTTGAGGATAGGTGGAGCTCAGTATATCGTGGTTAAGCAGTTGTGTAGTGTGCGGCTCGCTCTTTTAGAAAGAGGAATTCCTCATTGGTTTTTCACGATCTCCGCTGTCTGGTCCGGCTTGTAATGAGGTATACTAGGCGGTTTCGAGTGAGTACTGCCTCGTATTAACATGTTTTTTTGGCTTTTGTATTTAGCATGAAAATATTTCAAATAGGCTTTAACAAGTGTGGTACAACAAGCCTGAACCACTTTTTCTTACGTAATGGTTATAAGGCAGTTCATTGGGATTATGGAAACTTGGCGCTAAAGCTTGAGGAGAACTTCCTTCATGGGCGACCACTACTAAGTGAGTATGAGGAGTATAGCTTCTTTAGTGATATGGAGCTGGTTTCTAACCGATGCTTGTATGCCTTTGAAAAATTCTATCAGGAGTTGGATCGACAGTATCCAGGTTCTCTTTTTATATTAAATACACGCCCCTTAGATAAATGGATAAATAGTCGGCTTAAGCATGGGGGGGGGACTTATTTGCAGCGATTTGAAAAAATCTATGGTTGTGATCGTGAGGGGATTATACGTCGCTGGGAGTATGAGTGGTATAGGCATCACTCTAATGTACTTCAATATTTTTACGGTCGTGAAAATTTACTTTTATTTAATATTGAAAAAGATGGTGGGGATAAACTAAAGAGTTTTATTGGTTGTACTAAGATAAATGCTTCATTTTATCGGCACGACCATAGGACTGTCAGTTAGTGATACTAATAAGTTGGTTTTGCCTGACTTGCAATTAGCCTTTTTTCATTGCTATGCATAAGTAGTGTTTTTGAGTTTTTTATATTGTTTTATGGCTTTTTCAATTGCTCTTTGTAATTTATTTTTGATTAGATGTGTCTTCTTGGAGTGCGAATGAAGTTTGGAATTGCCGCAATTTTTAAGAATGAGTATGAGTATATTCTAGAATGGATTGTGTATCACCAGTTAATCGGTGTTGATGCCTTTTATATTGCTGATAATGTCAGTGATGATGGTTCTTCACAACTATTGGAGGCACTTGATTGTCTGGGTGTAATAAATCGGGTGTATTTCCCTAGGGTTGGTGATTGTG
It contains:
- the rfbB gene encoding dTDP-glucose 4,6-dehydratase, with the protein product MKRLLVTGGAGFIGSNFVHYWIDNYPEDTVIVLDALTYAGNIENLNPVKDNPSFKFYQGDICDSVLVEALLKEHQIDTLVHFAAESHVDRSISGPDAFIQTNIIGTHSLLKAAKKIWLDEGVNKETHRFHHVSTDEVYGTLEPEDPAFCESTPYAPNSPYAASKAASDHLVRAYHHTYGLRVTTSNCSNNYGPYHFPEKLIPLVVTNILRDLPLPIYGDGKQIRDWLYVEDHARGIDLVIKKGRLGDCYNIGGVNEWANIDIVHFICELMNNLFIENPKFADKYPQAISAIAGKSQELITYVQDRVGHDRRYAINPKKSSSELGYMPLESFETGIRKTLRWYLKNDSWWGAVMDGSYRKWIEKQYSSSRQG
- the rfbD gene encoding dTDP-4-dehydrorhamnose reductase, yielding MKKMKILVTGKNGQLGRELQGQCPTEFELIALSREELDISDIDAVKDVVERNHPDVIINAAAFTNVDNAEGDQDAAFLVNVKGVENLALVCKKFSIRFIHISTDYVFDGRKSSPYVVSDKVKPLSVYGATKAEAESVISKVLPDAVIVRTSWVYSIHSHNFVNTMLRLMVERDQLGVIADQVGTPTWTGTITRILFDLVRNKSSKGIYHCTDLGVASWYDFALAIYEEGKAKGLLPADKSLTIKAITTQDYPATAERPAYSVLDKSRLMNELGVDFKHWREILRHVFDIKVQQL
- a CDS encoding glycosyltransferase family 4 protein, which produces MTEHRILIVSHGHPDQSKGGAEVAAYNLFKEYERQGLDTVFLARTDQPSHGGSAFSTINSDREILFHTHMSDFFLFQSGCKKHVWQEFRALLQRYKPTVVHFHHYIHMGLELIREVRNTLSDTRIIMTLHEYLAICANNGQMVKPGKQMKLCYKSSPTDCGRCFRERSPADFFLREKYIKSIFDLVDMFVSPSQFLIDRYKAWGIPEEKMVMIENGQPEVQTLAPRPLTEGETRSRFAFFGQINPFKGVDILLEAFKLLPEDTRERVHLDIHGTNLEGQTEEFQEKIHRLLENLGDVVTLHGAYESHELGRLMEQTDWVIIPSVWWENSPMVIQETFNHGRPMIGSDIGGIVEKIIDGVNGYCFRSGSSNSLKQAILKACGENENWNLVTSDISKPLSIDECSRIHLSIY
- a CDS encoding glycosyltransferase family 2 protein — its product is MDVKKKKYLESTTATAAKGIPEFAKVWVDVCGVIGEQHLLIQGWAFHPAHKSLNFNLENGKGEILNYYTLRTTRLDVNRHFNFKGTGHWGYCLLVEWPYDKPVNTASFRMIVSAGSQRKEVKLKPFVDLSGEDIFGHCMTWREGEKAELLEVMFKSMGNRTFEIPGIKNLNEGQLRSKINWHWDYILSVPGHGLFLSGWILDCQQYLASLVLRTSDGSYSENLLESPVRFSRPDVLEAFPDKAEQGYKAGFFTWVPMPHLIEQAKLELLFFTKEGSLGIIQLQQTNIREDVTLASQQVLVNFNVDGQEYQRNMRKHIAPALSALWSNRRYLLDAPQVEVLQFGQEVKNPKRSIIVPLYGRYDFLLHQVAQFIDDIDFAETELIYVLDDPRLYDSFIPFCYDTSMLFPVSFKVIYGGRNLGYAGANNLGARYATADKLVLLNSDIIPSSGGWISRIEQKAASLEDVGVVAPKLVFDDGTIQHIGMSFSKSIQFGNLWLNEHPSKGIPEWLVDTDSVMESPAVTGACMFISKTLYNSVGGLDESYVLGDFEDSDLCLKLRKAGYRHYVLTDEKLYHLERMSQSLFENRDWKFKITLYNAWQHTDRWGSLIEQLVR
- a CDS encoding sulfotransferase, producing the protein MKIFQIGFNKCGTTSLNHFFLRNGYKAVHWDYGNLALKLEENFLHGRPLLSEYEEYSFFSDMELVSNRCLYAFEKFYQELDRQYPGSLFILNTRPLDKWINSRLKHGGGTYLQRFEKIYGCDREGIIRRWEYEWYRHHSNVLQYFYGRENLLLFNIEKDGGDKLKSFIGCTKINASFYRHDHRTVS
- a CDS encoding sulfotransferase — translated: MITPIMLRSFGRSGSTLLMQVLGSSSNVVFDRDYPFEKRHLTYLHRLTTVASSESCNDENWNADSLFSSKINRIGPLPYFDTNIIDREKLQLDFLTHLWSGFSGQIKDKLKEELNLDKPIYYAEKVVHDICPDVNAAFYAKNLFLFRDPRDEFVSIKSFNAKRGFNGFGWGESDDDESYALKLCQMRKSFMQHISSIEASDRRYVVKYEEFIKSPYEITSFLGDWIGLELDYGKVEAQKKSVEHHITSSNVAASVERWRTEMSPNVAQIFEKEIGEELSELGYGL